The Herbaspirillum sp. RTI4 genome has a segment encoding these proteins:
- the scpB gene encoding SMC-Scp complex subunit ScpB encodes MNIVEAKKVLETALLCTHEPLSINDLKTLYAASDEAECEINTDTIKQMLEELAADWADKGLEIVRLSTGWRFQSRPGMKMYLERLNPEKPQKYTRATLETLAIIAYRQPVTRGDIEEIRGVTVSTQTIKLLEERSWIESIGHRDVPGRPALFATTRRFLDDLGLTSLEQLPPLQAIGGQDADDAGRAAHLEALQQNPQADLITAEFDEEPAPAVETLFEPVDAGEPAEPTIKNIENDVVPDALETGNDADGSAHAAGNTEAPEIPSKISTKTQAASPQTPSPFTASGEMTPALSFHEPVAETAPVATSLATQNKHDTDNETN; translated from the coding sequence ATGAATATTGTTGAGGCTAAGAAAGTCCTCGAAACCGCCTTGCTATGCACCCATGAGCCCCTGTCGATCAACGACTTGAAAACGCTCTATGCAGCAAGCGACGAAGCGGAATGTGAAATCAACACCGATACCATCAAGCAAATGCTTGAGGAGTTGGCGGCGGACTGGGCAGACAAAGGTCTGGAAATCGTCCGTTTGTCGACCGGCTGGCGCTTTCAAAGCCGGCCCGGGATGAAAATGTACCTGGAGCGGCTCAATCCTGAGAAGCCACAAAAATACACGCGTGCCACGCTGGAAACACTTGCCATCATTGCCTACCGCCAGCCGGTCACGCGCGGTGATATTGAGGAAATCCGGGGCGTGACCGTCAGCACCCAGACGATTAAATTGCTGGAAGAGCGCAGCTGGATAGAATCCATTGGCCACCGCGACGTGCCGGGCCGACCAGCCCTGTTTGCGACCACCCGTCGCTTTCTGGACGATCTGGGCCTGACTTCGCTGGAGCAATTGCCGCCGCTGCAGGCCATTGGCGGTCAGGATGCCGACGATGCCGGCAGAGCTGCGCATTTAGAAGCTTTGCAACAGAATCCACAAGCTGATTTGATTACGGCGGAATTCGACGAGGAGCCGGCTCCTGCGGTCGAAACGCTGTTTGAGCCGGTAGACGCCGGCGAGCCAGCTGAGCCGACAATCAAGAATATAGAGAACGATGTAGTGCCGGATGCGCTCGAAACCGGCAATGATGCCGACGGTAGCGCGCATGCTGCCGGCAATACCGAAGCCCCCGAGATACCAAGCAAGATATCCACCAAGACTCAGGCAGCGTCGCCGCAAACACCGTCGCCATTCACGGCAAGCGGCGAAATGACCCCGGCGCTTTCTTTCCACGAACCAGTTGCAGAGACCGCGCCCGTTGCTACGTCCTTGGCAACTCAGAACAAACACGATACTGATAATGAAACCAACTAG